One stretch of Paenibacillus sp. FSL R5-0341 DNA includes these proteins:
- a CDS encoding dipeptidase: protein MSDRRVADFHCDALSKILMQPALSFEDSPQLDVNLKRLKEGKVGLQAFAIYLPEVLGRGKFEHVMGQLEIYRKRVERSQERLGGTQTLLWREQVAQVGQTEDPWGLITLEGVDGLEGNLFYLELCYQMGVRIIGLTWNYANWAADGVMEKRGAGLTEKGKELVRRCNEIGMLLDVSHLTEKGFWELTDLSKRPFIASHSNSYSVCPHVRNLKDDQIQAIIAREGRIGLTFVPWFVKQEGDVRIEDLLPHIEQICSLGGQHHLMMGSDFDGISTYIQRLEHSGHYPRVTEILLKHYDEHLVRGWLWGNATSYLGEHLPENNLKMKGLP from the coding sequence ATGTCTGATCGGCGTGTAGCTGATTTTCACTGTGATGCACTGAGCAAAATATTGATGCAGCCAGCTCTTTCGTTCGAAGATTCTCCACAACTGGATGTAAATTTGAAACGCTTGAAAGAGGGTAAAGTCGGATTACAGGCATTCGCCATCTATTTACCTGAAGTACTAGGCAGAGGCAAGTTTGAACATGTGATGGGGCAGTTGGAGATCTATCGTAAGCGCGTAGAAAGGAGTCAGGAGCGACTTGGCGGCACACAGACGTTGTTATGGCGCGAACAGGTGGCTCAGGTGGGGCAAACAGAGGATCCGTGGGGATTAATCACACTGGAGGGCGTGGACGGTCTGGAGGGCAACCTGTTCTATCTGGAGTTATGTTATCAGATGGGTGTTCGAATCATTGGACTTACGTGGAATTATGCCAATTGGGCGGCTGACGGAGTAATGGAGAAGCGTGGAGCAGGTCTGACCGAGAAGGGGAAGGAACTGGTACGCCGGTGTAATGAAATCGGGATGCTGTTAGATGTGTCACATCTAACGGAGAAAGGGTTCTGGGAACTGACTGACTTGAGCAAGCGTCCTTTTATCGCCTCCCACTCCAACAGCTATAGCGTATGTCCCCATGTGCGTAATCTGAAAGATGATCAGATTCAGGCCATCATTGCCCGCGAAGGGCGGATCGGACTGACGTTTGTCCCTTGGTTTGTTAAGCAGGAGGGTGACGTACGTATAGAAGACTTGTTACCTCATATCGAGCAGATTTGTTCTCTGGGTGGGCAGCATCATCTGATGATGGGCTCCGATTTTGATGGGATTTCAACATATATTCAGAGACTTGAACACTCAGGACACTATCCAAGAGTGACGGAGATCCTGCTCAAGCATTATGATGAACATTTGGTGCGTGGCTGGTTGTGGGGGAATGCGACGAGTTATCTGGGGGAACACTTGCCAGAGAATAATCTGAAAATGAAGGGGCTTCCGTGA
- a CDS encoding TIGR00282 family metallophosphoesterase: MKVLFIGDIVGNVGRKALKENLPYLKSKYKPHVVIVNGENAAAGRGITGAIANEFFNWGVHGITLGNHTWDNKDIFDFIDDEPRMIRPANFPPGTPGRGYTVVKGEGKELAIVNLQGRTFLPALDCPFRVADEIVDELRQDYKCILVDMHAEATSEKIAMGWHLDGRASFVVGTHTHVQSNDDRILPGGTAYLTDAGMVGPRDGILGMEREAVLRKFYTQLPVRFVVDDGKWHFHGVLVEIDEATGAATRIEKIRLMEDEWRME, translated from the coding sequence ATGAAAGTTTTGTTTATTGGTGACATTGTAGGCAACGTGGGACGTAAAGCATTAAAGGAAAATTTACCGTACCTGAAATCGAAATATAAACCGCATGTGGTCATTGTAAATGGTGAAAATGCGGCAGCAGGTCGCGGAATTACCGGTGCGATCGCTAATGAGTTTTTCAACTGGGGTGTACATGGTATTACACTTGGTAATCATACCTGGGATAATAAGGATATTTTTGATTTTATAGATGATGAGCCGCGCATGATTCGTCCAGCGAACTTCCCACCAGGAACACCAGGACGAGGATACACAGTAGTCAAAGGTGAGGGCAAAGAGCTAGCCATTGTCAATCTGCAAGGAAGAACGTTCCTGCCTGCTCTGGATTGTCCATTCCGTGTGGCTGATGAGATTGTAGATGAGCTACGCCAGGATTATAAATGTATTCTGGTGGATATGCATGCCGAAGCGACGTCAGAGAAGATTGCCATGGGATGGCATCTGGATGGACGTGCGTCATTCGTTGTAGGGACACATACGCATGTACAGAGTAACGATGATCGGATTTTGCCTGGAGGAACGGCTTACTTGACGGATGCGGGCATGGTAGGGCCGCGTGACGGCATATTGGGCATGGAGCGTGAGGCCGTGCTGCGCAAGTTCTACACCCAGCTGCCCGTACGTTTCGTTGTGGATGATGGCAAATGGCATTTCCATGGTGTCTTAGTAGAAATTGATGAAGCTACAGGGGCGGCAACACGCATCGAAAAAATTCGTCTGATGGAGGACGAGTGGCGCATGGAATAG
- a CDS encoding stage V sporulation protein S gives MDVLKVSAKSNPNSVAGALAGVLRERGNAELQAIGAGALNQAIKAVAIARGFVAPSGVDLICIPAFTDIVIDGEDRTAIKLIVEPR, from the coding sequence ATGGATGTATTAAAAGTTTCAGCAAAGTCCAATCCTAATTCTGTAGCCGGCGCTCTTGCAGGGGTTCTTCGTGAACGTGGAAATGCTGAACTGCAGGCAATTGGAGCGGGAGCACTGAACCAAGCCATTAAAGCGGTAGCGATAGCCCGGGGATTTGTAGCACCAAGCGGAGTTGACCTGATTTGTATTCCAGCTTTTACAGACATTGTGATCGACGGCGAGGACCGAACGGCCATTAAGCTGATTGTGGAGCCCAGATAA